A single genomic interval of Oceanithermus profundus DSM 14977 harbors:
- a CDS encoding sugar-binding transcriptional regulator produces the protein MKPEDLVTVAAWLYYHEGLKQEDVARRLGVSRVKVTRLLARARAEGVVQFVITRPLPESFRLAEALRRRYGLEAAVVVPAAGPEEAVLDAMGAAGADYLAARLKPGLRLGLGWSRTVGRMGPYLRRLRPVKDCTVVELAGSFLGQANPYAISGPLAAALGCGLEALPVPVLVESPAARAALLAEGRIAAALAAGRESDLAVVGLGEVGPASTTVLTGMVRPEEMARIEKAGAVGDVLMRFFDAAGRPVKTPLDERVLAVGWEDFLKIPHRVAMAAGAAKLPAIRAALRGGLFQALITDASTAARLLEGGPTSGPGG, from the coding sequence ATGAAGCCCGAGGACCTGGTCACCGTCGCCGCCTGGCTCTACTACCACGAGGGCCTGAAGCAGGAGGACGTCGCCCGCCGCCTGGGGGTGAGCCGGGTCAAGGTGACCCGGCTGCTGGCGCGGGCCCGGGCCGAGGGGGTGGTCCAGTTCGTCATCACCCGCCCCCTGCCCGAGTCGTTCCGGCTGGCGGAGGCGCTGCGCCGGCGCTACGGCCTGGAAGCGGCGGTGGTGGTGCCGGCCGCGGGGCCCGAGGAGGCCGTCCTCGACGCCATGGGAGCGGCCGGGGCCGACTACCTGGCCGCCCGCCTGAAGCCGGGCCTGCGGCTCGGCCTGGGGTGGAGCCGCACCGTCGGCCGGATGGGCCCCTATCTGCGGCGGCTGCGGCCGGTGAAGGACTGCACCGTGGTCGAGCTGGCCGGCAGTTTTCTGGGGCAGGCCAACCCCTACGCCATCAGCGGGCCGCTGGCGGCGGCGCTGGGCTGCGGGCTCGAGGCGCTGCCGGTTCCGGTACTGGTGGAAAGCCCGGCGGCGCGCGCGGCGCTGCTCGCCGAGGGCCGCATCGCCGCCGCCCTGGCCGCCGGCCGCGAAAGCGACCTGGCCGTGGTGGGCCTCGGGGAGGTGGGCCCCGCGAGCACCACCGTCCTTACCGGCATGGTGCGTCCGGAGGAGATGGCCCGAATCGAAAAGGCGGGCGCGGTCGGCGACGTGCTCATGCGCTTCTTCGACGCCGCCGGCCGCCCGGTGAAAACGCCGCTCGACGAGCGGGTGCTGGCCGTCGGCTGGGAGGACTTCCTGAAGATCCCCCACCGCGTCGCCATGGCCGCCGGCGCGGCCAAACTGCCCGCGATCCGCGCGGCCCTCCGCGGCGGCCTCTTCCAGGCGCTGATCACCGACGCGTCCACCGCCGCACGGCTCCTGGAAGGCGGGCCGACGTCGGGCCCGGGCGGTTGA
- a CDS encoding RuBisCO large subunit C-terminal-like domain-containing protein — protein sequence MNAPEPRYDTALPLSGSRFTAVYRIAAESPAAAEEAARALVVEQTIEFPAELVGGTIAREVVARVESLEEIEPGVYTTELSFATELVGGELTQLLNVFFGNSSLLPSVRLLRIGLGPELARRFPGPRYGVAGLRQVLGAPAGPLLSTALKPLGLGPEELAAMAYRLALGGVQLIKDDHGLADQAFAPFEARLEAVTAAVARAERESGLKAVYAPNVTAPGEETLRRARLARAAGAGAVMVAPGLVGFDRMERLAREVGLLVLSHPAFLGGFVPKGDGGISHYALFGQLQRLAGADAVIFPNYGGRFAFSREECAEINAGLKDELAGLAPALPAPGGGMSLERVPEMRELYGDDLIFLIGGALHRRGPDLTENARYFRRLAAGAE from the coding sequence ATGAACGCACCGGAGCCCCGCTACGATACCGCCCTGCCCCTTTCCGGCTCCCGCTTCACCGCCGTCTACCGCATCGCCGCCGAGTCGCCGGCGGCGGCCGAGGAGGCGGCCCGGGCGCTGGTGGTGGAGCAGACGATCGAGTTCCCCGCCGAGCTGGTGGGGGGCACGATCGCGCGCGAGGTGGTCGCCCGCGTCGAGAGTCTGGAAGAAATAGAACCCGGCGTCTACACCACCGAGCTTTCCTTCGCTACTGAGCTCGTGGGCGGTGAGCTGACCCAGCTCCTCAACGTCTTCTTCGGCAACTCCAGCCTGCTGCCCAGCGTGCGGCTTTTGCGCATCGGCCTCGGCCCCGAGCTGGCCCGCCGCTTCCCCGGCCCCCGTTACGGGGTGGCCGGTCTGCGCCAGGTTCTGGGCGCACCCGCCGGCCCGCTGCTCTCCACCGCCCTCAAGCCGCTGGGGCTGGGGCCTGAGGAGCTGGCCGCGATGGCCTACCGGCTGGCTTTGGGCGGGGTGCAGCTGATCAAGGACGACCACGGGCTGGCCGACCAAGCCTTCGCGCCCTTCGAGGCGCGGCTCGAGGCGGTCACCGCGGCCGTCGCCCGCGCCGAACGCGAAAGCGGCCTGAAGGCCGTCTACGCCCCCAACGTCACCGCCCCCGGCGAGGAGACGCTGCGCCGCGCCCGCCTGGCCCGCGCCGCCGGGGCCGGGGCGGTGATGGTCGCCCCGGGGCTGGTCGGCTTCGACCGCATGGAGCGGCTGGCGCGCGAGGTGGGCCTGTTGGTCCTCAGCCACCCGGCCTTCCTGGGCGGCTTCGTGCCCAAGGGCGACGGCGGCATAAGCCACTACGCCCTCTTCGGCCAGCTGCAGCGGCTGGCCGGGGCCGACGCGGTCATCTTCCCCAACTACGGCGGCCGCTTCGCCTTCAGCCGCGAGGAGTGCGCGGAGATCAACGCCGGCCTCAAGGACGAGCTCGCCGGTCTGGCCCCCGCCCTGCCCGCCCCCGGCGGCGGCATGAGCCTGGAGCGGGTGCCCGAGATGCGCGAGCTCTACGGCGACGACCTGATCTTCTTGATCGGCGGAGCCCTGCACCGGCGCGGGCCCGACCTGACCGAAAACGCCCGCTACTTCCGCCGGCTGGCCGCGGGGGCGGAATGA
- a CDS encoding transketolase family protein, which translates to MTLETQVHQKNLVRWAADKPEVVVFSADLTSSTEVRLFAETYPDRFYSFGMTEQNMMSAAGGMAREGFTPWVHTFAIFMYRRALDQVQMSIAYPNLPVRIVGFLPGITTPGGATHQAIEDVAIMRAIPNMTVLETGDAADVESVLDVAQAIEGPVYIRMLRGQIPRLFTTPMQLGRARRLRRGADVTLFTAGITTEEAMRATQVLEQRGVSIEHLHVTTHKPFTDPAVLEAASQPRYGVITFENHTTVGGLGTEVAEVMAEHGVGKKLVRLGIPDTYAHGGSRPYLMRHYGLDALALVRAIEKLVGEDLNIGEDDLAAVRVEPVHGDFKAEAL; encoded by the coding sequence ATGACGCTCGAAACCCAGGTCCACCAGAAGAACCTGGTCCGGTGGGCGGCGGACAAGCCCGAGGTGGTCGTCTTCTCGGCCGACCTGACCAGCTCGACCGAGGTCCGCCTCTTCGCCGAAACCTACCCCGACCGCTTCTACAGCTTCGGGATGACCGAGCAGAACATGATGTCGGCCGCCGGCGGCATGGCCCGCGAGGGGTTCACCCCCTGGGTCCACACCTTCGCCATCTTCATGTACCGCCGCGCCCTCGACCAGGTGCAGATGTCGATCGCCTACCCCAACCTGCCGGTGCGGATCGTCGGCTTCCTGCCCGGCATCACCACCCCCGGCGGGGCGACCCACCAGGCGATCGAAGACGTGGCCATCATGCGTGCGATCCCCAACATGACCGTGCTCGAAACCGGCGACGCCGCCGACGTGGAAAGCGTGCTCGACGTGGCCCAGGCCATCGAGGGGCCGGTCTACATCCGCATGCTGCGGGGGCAGATTCCCCGGCTCTTCACCACCCCGATGCAGCTCGGCCGCGCCCGTCGGCTGCGCCGCGGCGCCGACGTGACCCTGTTCACCGCCGGCATCACCACCGAGGAGGCGATGCGGGCGACCCAGGTGCTCGAGCAGCGGGGCGTGAGCATCGAGCACCTGCACGTCACCACCCACAAGCCCTTCACCGACCCGGCGGTGCTCGAGGCCGCCAGCCAGCCCAGGTACGGCGTGATCACCTTCGAAAACCACACCACCGTCGGCGGCCTGGGAACCGAGGTGGCCGAGGTGATGGCCGAGCACGGCGTCGGCAAGAAGCTGGTGCGGCTCGGCATCCCCGACACCTACGCCCACGGCGGCAGCCGCCCCTACCTGATGCGCCACTACGGCCTCGACGCGCTGGCGCTGGTGCGCGCGATCGAGAAGCTGGTGGGCGAGGACCTGAACATCGGCGAGGACGACCTGGCGGCGGTGCGGGTGGAGCCGGTGCACGGCGACTTCAAGGCGGAGGCGCTATGA
- a CDS encoding transketolase, translating into MNPLDETRRVADGIRRRVTAFTLKNGGGYLSQACSSAEILATLYTRVMKLGPSVAPPVPPPFGGVPGKNPNYATGAGYNGPHAPELDRFFISPVHYALVLYATLVETGRMAEEGLAMFNQDGGTVEMIGAEHSPGHELMAGSLGQALSQVIGIALGRRRKGETGRNFVFMSDGEFMIGQTWEAMETLSFYELDNVIAYVDANGQSADGKIDEVMGIEPLKERLEAFGAVAVEVDGHDVEALAAAAETPHEGKPLVVIARTNPYCGVEVLAERAPRFHYIRFTGSGEKEALERFYAEKWGGRK; encoded by the coding sequence GTGAACCCACTGGACGAAACCCGGCGCGTGGCCGACGGCATCCGCCGCCGGGTCACCGCCTTCACCCTCAAGAACGGCGGAGGCTACCTGAGCCAGGCGTGCAGTAGCGCCGAGATTCTGGCCACCCTTTACACCCGCGTCATGAAGCTGGGCCCCTCGGTGGCCCCGCCGGTGCCCCCGCCCTTCGGCGGCGTGCCCGGCAAGAACCCGAACTACGCCACCGGCGCCGGGTACAACGGCCCCCACGCGCCCGAACTCGACCGCTTCTTCATCAGCCCGGTCCACTACGCCCTGGTCCTCTACGCCACGCTGGTGGAGACCGGGCGGATGGCCGAGGAGGGGCTGGCGATGTTCAACCAAGACGGCGGCACCGTCGAGATGATCGGCGCCGAGCACTCCCCGGGCCACGAGCTGATGGCCGGGTCGCTGGGTCAGGCGCTGAGCCAGGTGATCGGCATCGCCCTGGGCCGCCGGCGCAAAGGGGAGACGGGGCGCAACTTCGTCTTCATGTCCGACGGCGAGTTCATGATCGGCCAGACCTGGGAGGCCATGGAGACGCTGAGCTTCTACGAGCTCGACAACGTGATCGCCTACGTCGACGCCAACGGTCAGTCGGCCGACGGGAAGATCGACGAGGTGATGGGCATCGAACCGCTGAAGGAGCGCCTGGAAGCCTTTGGCGCGGTGGCGGTGGAGGTGGACGGGCACGACGTGGAGGCGCTGGCGGCGGCGGCCGAGACGCCCCACGAGGGCAAGCCGCTGGTGGTCATCGCCCGCACCAACCCCTACTGCGGGGTCGAGGTGCTGGCGGAACGGGCGCCCAGGTTCCACTACATTCGCTTTACGGGGTCCGGAGAAAAGGAGGCGCTCGAGCGCTTCTACGCCGAAAAGTGGGGAGGCCGGAAATGA
- the mtnA gene encoding S-methyl-5-thioribose-1-phosphate isomerase has protein sequence MSTFRSIEWKGDRLVLLDQRRIPEAKVFLELTAPEEVAAAIREMAVRGAPAIGAAAAFGVVLAARRGEALAEADALLRASRPTAVNLFWALDRMKRVWEGYSGAAQALVQALEAEALKIAEEDVAANKAIGRHALELIPDEARILHHCNTGSLATVDYGTALGIIRIAHEAGKKVHAFLDETRPRLQGARLSAWELRELGIPHTVIADGASGHVMQKFGIDLVVVGADRIAASGDTANKIGTYNLAIAARHHGVPFYVAAPTSTVDLETPSGAAIPIEERDARELTHCGPVRVVPEGSPVYNPAFDVTPAELISAIVTEAGIAYPPYEKSLPALVRKAQGGHP, from the coding sequence GTGAGCACGTTCCGCTCGATCGAATGGAAGGGGGACCGGCTGGTGCTGCTGGACCAGCGCCGCATCCCCGAGGCCAAGGTCTTTCTGGAGCTCACCGCCCCCGAGGAGGTGGCCGCGGCCATCCGCGAGATGGCCGTGCGCGGCGCGCCCGCGATTGGGGCGGCGGCGGCCTTTGGCGTCGTCCTGGCCGCCCGCCGGGGGGAGGCGCTGGCGGAGGCCGACGCGCTCCTCAGGGCGTCGCGCCCCACCGCGGTCAACCTGTTCTGGGCGCTCGACCGCATGAAGCGGGTCTGGGAGGGGTATTCGGGTGCGGCGCAGGCGCTGGTGCAGGCGCTCGAGGCCGAGGCCCTGAAGATCGCCGAGGAGGACGTGGCCGCCAACAAGGCGATCGGCCGCCACGCCCTGGAGCTGATTCCCGACGAGGCCCGGATCCTCCACCACTGCAACACCGGCTCGCTGGCCACGGTGGACTACGGCACCGCCCTCGGCATCATCCGCATCGCCCATGAGGCCGGCAAGAAGGTGCACGCCTTCCTCGACGAGACCCGGCCGCGGCTGCAGGGGGCGCGGCTTTCCGCCTGGGAGCTGCGCGAGCTGGGCATCCCCCACACCGTGATCGCCGACGGCGCCAGCGGCCACGTGATGCAGAAGTTCGGCATCGACCTGGTCGTGGTGGGGGCCGATCGCATCGCCGCGAGTGGCGACACCGCCAACAAGATCGGGACCTACAACCTGGCCATCGCCGCGCGCCACCACGGCGTGCCCTTCTACGTGGCCGCCCCCACGAGCACCGTGGACCTCGAGACCCCCAGCGGCGCGGCGATCCCCATCGAGGAGCGGGACGCCCGTGAGCTGACCCACTGCGGTCCGGTCCGGGTGGTGCCCGAAGGCAGCCCCGTCTACAACCCCGCCTTCGACGTCACCCCGGCCGAGCTGATTTCCGCGATCGTCACCGAGGCGGGGATCGCCTACCCGCCCTACGAGAAGAGCCTGCCCGCGCTGGTGCGGAAGGCCCAAGGAGGCCACCCGTGA
- the mtnK gene encoding S-methyl-5-thioribose kinase, with the protein MGELAALNETTVKDYLAQKGLAGLLGGGPGDWAAEPITDGNVNLLFRVKNPAAGRSLIVKQALGYAWRYPDFKMPKDRLAIEHEVLRVAGEFAPEQVPEVYFFSPEDAVLVMEDLNRHREMRAALREGVRFPRAAEHLGRYMARTLFYTSDLYLPSGEKKERAARLVNPVLRKVQEDLVFTQPFARHPNNRYSKPLEPLVREIYADDALRAEVLELKERYMTQAQALIHNDLHTGSILANAEETKVVDPEFAFFGPMGHDLGTYLGNLALAYAAYEAHAPDEEEKRAFRDWILESLTETWRVFEREFLAAWERDAQHAEWASDRYRERYLKRLLQDAAGFGAAEMFRRLIGMAHVSDFWSIEDEAERAAAESLGLDIARAWISSWRALERPEELAALVRAGRVLL; encoded by the coding sequence GTGGGCGAGCTTGCGGCTTTGAACGAGACCACGGTCAAGGACTATCTGGCGCAGAAGGGCCTGGCGGGGTTGCTGGGCGGCGGGCCCGGGGACTGGGCGGCCGAGCCGATTACCGACGGCAACGTCAACCTGCTCTTCCGGGTGAAGAACCCGGCCGCGGGGCGGTCGCTGATCGTCAAGCAGGCGCTCGGCTACGCCTGGCGCTACCCCGACTTCAAGATGCCCAAGGACCGGCTGGCCATCGAGCACGAGGTGCTTCGGGTGGCGGGCGAGTTCGCCCCCGAGCAGGTGCCCGAGGTCTACTTCTTCAGCCCCGAGGACGCGGTGCTGGTGATGGAAGACCTGAACCGCCACCGCGAGATGCGCGCGGCGCTGCGCGAGGGGGTGCGCTTTCCGCGGGCGGCCGAGCACCTGGGCCGCTACATGGCGCGGACGCTCTTCTACACCTCCGACCTCTACCTGCCCTCGGGCGAGAAGAAGGAGCGGGCGGCGCGGCTGGTCAACCCGGTGCTGCGCAAGGTGCAGGAGGACCTGGTCTTCACCCAGCCCTTCGCACGGCACCCCAACAACCGCTACTCGAAGCCGCTTGAGCCCCTGGTGCGCGAGATCTACGCCGACGACGCCCTGCGGGCCGAGGTGCTGGAGCTCAAGGAGCGCTACATGACCCAGGCCCAGGCGCTGATCCACAACGACCTGCACACCGGCTCGATCCTGGCCAACGCCGAGGAGACCAAGGTGGTCGACCCCGAGTTCGCCTTCTTCGGGCCGATGGGCCACGACCTGGGCACCTACCTGGGCAACCTGGCGTTGGCCTACGCCGCCTACGAGGCCCACGCGCCCGATGAGGAGGAAAAGCGGGCCTTCCGCGACTGGATTTTGGAGAGCCTGACCGAGACCTGGCGCGTCTTCGAGCGCGAGTTCCTGGCCGCCTGGGAGCGGGACGCCCAGCACGCCGAGTGGGCTTCGGACCGTTACCGCGAGCGTTACCTGAAGCGGCTCTTGCAGGACGCCGCCGGGTTCGGGGCGGCCGAGATGTTTCGCCGCCTGATCGGCATGGCCCACGTTTCCGACTTCTGGTCCATCGAGGACGAGGCCGAGCGCGCCGCCGCCGAGAGCCTGGGCCTCGACATCGCCCGCGCCTGGATCTCCAGCTGGCGCGCGCTGGAGCGGCCCGAGGAGCTGGCTGCGCTGGTGCGCGCGGGGAGGGTGCTGCTGTGA
- a CDS encoding phenylacetate--CoA ligase family protein, translating to MNRTERLQAVIRAAKEHPLYAERLAGVDPSAFTPADLAQIEPVTRDDWVAFLKEHPLPPADTALVHLTPSPLLGWMPEYLTAADLEAQAEALGAYFSRLGLAGKRVIVAFSYHVFAGGWLFHEALVRAGATVFPHGPGEAARIAEIAQKFGFDALVSNPSFALKIAEAGGRFELLLAGGEPFTSVPGYRERVERAIGGRALDAYGTSELGIVAAETVDQDGLWEIPEMAVLEVLDPQTLEPAPDGERGELVVTALSRTLMPMIRFRTGDLAIAERTERGLRLPRGVFGRTDTMVKVKGVKLYPTELAPILAGFGLDPRGFQVVVETKEGGTDALVLRVKAAAVPEGLAEAVRHATGLRVDRIETAEELEGGLVVDRRFG from the coding sequence ATGAACCGGACCGAACGTCTCCAAGCGGTCATCCGCGCGGCCAAGGAACACCCCCTCTACGCCGAACGTCTGGCGGGCGTGGACCCCAGCGCCTTCACCCCTGCGGACCTCGCCCAGATCGAGCCCGTCACCCGCGACGACTGGGTGGCCTTCTTAAAAGAGCACCCGCTGCCGCCGGCGGACACGGCGCTCGTGCACCTCACCCCCAGCCCGCTGCTGGGCTGGATGCCCGAGTACCTGACCGCCGCCGACCTGGAGGCGCAAGCCGAGGCCCTGGGCGCCTACTTTTCGCGGCTGGGCCTGGCGGGCAAGCGGGTGATCGTGGCCTTCAGCTACCACGTCTTCGCCGGGGGCTGGCTCTTCCACGAGGCGCTGGTGCGCGCGGGGGCGACCGTCTTCCCCCACGGCCCGGGCGAGGCGGCGCGCATCGCCGAGATCGCCCAGAAGTTCGGCTTCGACGCGCTCGTCTCCAACCCCAGCTTCGCCCTCAAGATCGCCGAGGCCGGGGGGCGCTTCGAGCTGCTGCTCGCCGGGGGCGAGCCCTTCACCTCGGTGCCGGGCTACCGCGAGCGGGTGGAGCGGGCCATCGGCGGCCGCGCCCTCGACGCCTACGGCACCAGCGAGCTGGGCATCGTGGCGGCGGAGACCGTGGACCAGGACGGGCTGTGGGAGATTCCCGAGATGGCGGTGCTCGAGGTGCTGGACCCCCAGACGCTCGAGCCCGCGCCCGACGGCGAGCGCGGCGAGCTGGTGGTCACGGCGCTCTCGCGCACCCTCATGCCGATGATCCGTTTCCGCACCGGCGACCTGGCCATCGCCGAGCGCACCGAGCGGGGCCTGCGCCTGCCCCGCGGCGTCTTCGGCCGCACCGACACGATGGTCAAGGTGAAGGGCGTCAAGCTCTACCCCACCGAGCTCGCGCCCATCCTGGCCGGCTTCGGCCTCGACCCGCGCGGCTTCCAGGTGGTCGTCGAAACCAAGGAAGGCGGCACCGACGCGCTGGTGCTGCGCGTCAAGGCCGCGGCCGTGCCCGAAGGGCTGGCCGAGGCGGTGCGCCACGCCACCGGCCTGCGCGTGGACCGCATCGAGACGGCCGAGGAGCTCGAAGGCGGGTTGGTGGTGGACCGCCGCTTCGGCTGA
- a CDS encoding branched-chain amino acid ABC transporter permease, giving the protein MFFELAKTLTDAYSRRFARAVRESYAADEAYASTPLGRAGLAILLLALLAVPLLLPGYPVYVLTLVAIAAIGALGLNLLVGGAGQISLGQAAFLGVGAYAASHLAGPLAPLGILLGGVVAAAIGVVLGLPSLRIKGVYLAIATMAFQFLALWVFNNWEPVTGGIRGRNLPPAEVLGLELDRAERLWYLVLAFAVPLFFYGKRLLATRAGRAWFAVRDNDLSAQVAGVNLTLAKLSAFALSAFYAGIAGGLLANLYRSVTPEYFLFGISVQYLAMVIVGGAGTVLGAVLGAVFVMLIPELLNAVVGAFGPEYAALLAAWRNVVFGGLILLFLILEPLGLVGLWGRIRAYLRTWPLPY; this is encoded by the coding sequence ATGTTCTTTGAGCTGGCCAAGACGCTGACCGACGCCTACAGCCGCCGCTTCGCGCGCGCGGTGCGCGAGAGCTACGCCGCCGACGAGGCCTACGCCAGCACCCCGCTGGGGCGCGCGGGCCTGGCCATTTTGCTGCTGGCGCTGCTGGCCGTGCCCCTGTTGCTGCCCGGTTACCCGGTCTACGTGCTCACCCTCGTGGCCATCGCCGCGATCGGGGCGCTGGGGCTCAACCTGCTGGTGGGCGGGGCGGGGCAGATCTCGCTGGGGCAGGCGGCCTTCCTGGGGGTGGGCGCCTACGCCGCCAGCCACCTCGCGGGGCCGCTCGCGCCGCTGGGGATCCTCCTGGGCGGGGTCGTGGCCGCGGCCATCGGGGTGGTGCTGGGGCTGCCCTCGCTGCGCATCAAGGGTGTCTACCTGGCCATCGCCACCATGGCCTTCCAGTTTCTGGCGCTGTGGGTCTTCAACAACTGGGAGCCGGTCACCGGCGGCATCCGCGGGCGCAACCTGCCGCCGGCCGAGGTGCTGGGGCTCGAGCTCGACCGCGCCGAGCGGCTGTGGTACCTGGTGCTCGCCTTCGCGGTGCCGCTCTTCTTCTACGGCAAGCGGCTGCTCGCCACCCGCGCGGGCCGCGCCTGGTTCGCGGTGCGCGACAACGACCTCTCGGCCCAGGTGGCCGGGGTGAACCTGACGCTCGCCAAGCTCTCGGCCTTCGCGCTCTCGGCCTTCTACGCCGGCATCGCCGGCGGTCTCCTCGCCAACCTCTACCGCTCGGTCACGCCCGAGTACTTCCTCTTCGGCATCTCGGTGCAGTACCTGGCCATGGTGATCGTCGGCGGCGCCGGCACCGTGCTCGGCGCGGTGCTGGGGGCCGTCTTCGTGATGCTCATCCCCGAGCTCCTCAACGCCGTCGTGGGCGCGTTCGGGCCCGAGTACGCGGCGCTGCTGGCGGCCTGGCGCAATGTCGTCTTCGGGGGGTTGATCCTGCTCTTCTTGATCCTCGAGCCGCTGGGGCTCGTGGGGCTTTGGGGCCGGATCCGCGCCTACCTGCGCACCTGGCCGTTACCCTATTAA
- a CDS encoding AMP-binding protein, whose translation MKGTLLEPLFRWAEVRPQAPALRVKRLGVWQPRSWRAWADEVLDLAGGLEALGLGAGGVLAVLGRNAPEWVTAELAAQALGALPLGLYADAMADEVGWFLEYAEAVGVVVADEEQLDKVLPHLDRLRFVLVWEEAGMSRYWSDKVRPYSAVLEAGRARREAVRAGLAALTPETVALLAPTSGTTGRSKLAMLSHANLMAGHHALRDVLGLRGDEWLFSYLPLAWIGEQMLTVVQTLALGLLVHFPSEPATLAEDLKEVQPDFYLAPPRLWEDAAAFVQSRAQEADWLKRRVFRWGLDALLEGARRGFRGEGVGPGLDLARAAAYPLVARPLRGRMGLAATRVAITGGAPLGPEVFTFYRAIGLDIRQVYGQSETAASTCAHPAGDAPPETVGPPLPGTEVKISEEGEILVKGPQVFVGYYKNEEATRETFTPDGWFKSGDAGTFDERGHLIVLGRLKEVGHLADGTRFAPQLLENRLKYSPFIREVVVLGHDRPFVALLVEIDPENVQNWARRRRIPFTTYQSLAGRDEVYELIAREIAAASAQMPEALRPRRFAVLPKELHPDDEEITRTRKVKRNVVEVRYAPLIEGLYGGAERVRLELPIRFEGGEDVLQAEVRIADVL comes from the coding sequence GTGAAGGGGACGCTGCTCGAGCCCCTCTTCCGCTGGGCCGAGGTGCGCCCGCAGGCGCCGGCGCTCCGGGTCAAGCGCCTGGGTGTCTGGCAGCCGCGCAGCTGGCGCGCCTGGGCGGACGAGGTCCTCGACCTGGCGGGCGGCCTGGAGGCGCTGGGGCTGGGGGCCGGGGGCGTGCTCGCGGTGCTGGGGCGGAACGCCCCCGAGTGGGTGACCGCCGAGCTCGCGGCCCAGGCGCTGGGGGCGCTGCCGCTGGGCCTCTACGCCGACGCGATGGCCGACGAGGTGGGCTGGTTCCTCGAATACGCCGAGGCCGTCGGGGTGGTGGTGGCCGACGAGGAGCAGCTCGACAAGGTGCTGCCCCACCTGGACCGGCTGCGCTTCGTCCTCGTCTGGGAGGAGGCGGGGATGAGCCGCTACTGGTCGGACAAGGTCCGCCCCTACTCGGCGGTGCTGGAAGCCGGCCGCGCCCGCCGCGAGGCGGTGCGCGCGGGGCTCGCGGCGCTTACGCCCGAGACCGTGGCCCTGCTCGCGCCCACCTCGGGCACGACCGGGCGCAGCAAGCTGGCCATGCTCAGCCACGCCAACCTGATGGCGGGCCACCACGCGCTGCGCGACGTGCTCGGCCTGCGGGGGGACGAGTGGCTGTTCTCGTACCTGCCGCTCGCCTGGATCGGCGAGCAGATGCTCACCGTGGTGCAGACGCTGGCGCTGGGGCTCCTGGTGCACTTCCCCTCGGAGCCGGCCACGCTGGCCGAGGACCTGAAGGAGGTGCAGCCCGACTTCTACCTGGCCCCGCCGCGGCTGTGGGAGGACGCCGCCGCCTTCGTGCAGAGCCGTGCGCAGGAGGCGGACTGGCTCAAACGGCGGGTCTTCCGCTGGGGTCTGGACGCGCTTTTGGAGGGGGCGCGCCGGGGCTTCCGCGGCGAGGGCGTGGGGCCGGGTCTCGATCTGGCGCGGGCCGCGGCCTACCCGCTGGTGGCGCGGCCGCTGCGCGGGCGGATGGGGCTCGCGGCCACCCGCGTGGCCATCACCGGCGGCGCCCCGCTCGGTCCCGAGGTCTTCACCTTCTACCGCGCCATCGGCCTGGACATCCGCCAGGTCTACGGCCAGTCGGAGACGGCCGCGTCCACCTGCGCCCACCCCGCCGGCGACGCCCCGCCCGAGACGGTGGGCCCGCCGCTGCCGGGCACCGAGGTGAAGATCTCCGAGGAGGGCGAGATCCTGGTCAAGGGGCCCCAGGTCTTCGTGGGTTACTACAAGAACGAGGAAGCGACCCGCGAGACCTTCACCCCGGACGGCTGGTTCAAGAGCGGCGACGCCGGGACCTTCGACGAGCGCGGCCACCTGATCGTGCTGGGCCGGCTCAAGGAGGTGGGGCACCTGGCCGACGGGACCCGGTTCGCGCCGCAGCTGCTCGAGAACCGCCTCAAGTACTCGCCCTTCATCCGCGAGGTGGTGGTGCTGGGCCACGACCGCCCCTTCGTGGCCCTGCTCGTCGAGATCGACCCCGAGAACGTGCAGAACTGGGCGCGCCGCCGGCGCATCCCCTTCACCACCTACCAGAGCCTGGCCGGGCGCGACGAGGTCTACGAGCTGATCGCGCGCGAGATCGCCGCGGCAAGCGCCCAGATGCCCGAGGCCCTGCGCCCGCGGCGCTTCGCGGTGCTGCCCAAGGAGCTGCACCCCGACGACGAGGAGATCACCCGCACCCGCAAGGTCAAGCGCAACGTCGTCGAGGTGCGCTATGCGCCGCTCATCGAGGGCCTCTACGGGGGCGCGGAGCGGGTGCGGCTCGAGCTGCCCATCCGCTTCGAGGGCGGCGAGGACGTGCTGCAAGCGGAGGTGAGGATCGCCGATGTTCTTTGA